The DNA segment GCTGAAGTGTGTTCTGCATATGACAATTATCATCTAGAGTCCCTGGGTAATGCGTAACAATCCTGTACTTATTTGCATGTGTCATTGCGGACCCAAACTTGTAACCTTCTTTATTTTCTGAAGGTAAATCCATATATCGTTCTGTAAACATTATCATAAAGTTGCCAATC comes from the Ignavibacteriales bacterium genome and includes:
- a CDS encoding prolyl oligopeptidase family serine peptidase is translated as MIMFTERYMDLPSENKEGYKFGSAMTHANKYRIVTHYPGTLDDNCHMQNTLQLVDKFASMDKHFELMLYPNERHGVDFPNGICTTKYVQFWFKNFLGKDFINE